Proteins found in one Candidatus Eisenbacteria bacterium genomic segment:
- the hrcA gene encoding heat-inducible transcription repressor HrcA — translation MVRPDLDERHRRILKFVVESHVMRAEPVGSQYVRMAYHLSISPATIRNAMKRLEAEGLLDHPHTSAGRVPTETGYRYYVDSLIEPEPIAPATKRALDKALDRRAPAAEDLQGLATRVLAKSSGQLAMVAVRPWVELPIVQSLDLVALEEGVILLALGERGERVSSTTWRPSGGGDAATLRLAVRWIAERLPIRDPAACAAVARAAREEAPAPAAPLIVDALRRTCKLLETLRRPEVRIGGAENIASQPEFQSADRLRGLVALLAEPEPLTRALGAFTGTGGARVTIGRELGEGPMRACSLVGTGIASSRLHGSLGVLGPVRMPYPRLLSLVSYVGDRLADFA, via the coding sequence ATGGTTAGGCCCGACCTGGACGAGCGGCATCGCCGGATCCTCAAATTCGTGGTAGAGAGCCACGTCATGAGGGCAGAGCCGGTCGGCTCGCAGTATGTCCGCATGGCGTACCACTTGAGCATCTCTCCAGCGACCATCCGAAACGCGATGAAACGCCTCGAGGCAGAAGGCCTCCTGGATCATCCGCACACATCGGCCGGCCGCGTACCCACCGAGACCGGCTATCGCTACTACGTCGATTCGCTGATCGAGCCCGAGCCGATCGCGCCGGCGACGAAACGCGCGCTGGACAAGGCTCTCGATCGCCGCGCTCCGGCCGCCGAAGACCTCCAAGGGCTCGCGACCCGAGTCCTGGCGAAGAGCTCGGGACAGCTCGCGATGGTGGCCGTGCGGCCGTGGGTGGAGCTGCCGATCGTCCAGAGCCTCGATCTGGTCGCGCTCGAGGAGGGGGTGATCCTTCTCGCGCTCGGGGAGCGCGGCGAGCGCGTTTCCTCCACGACCTGGCGGCCGTCCGGGGGGGGCGACGCGGCGACCCTCCGGCTCGCGGTGCGATGGATCGCCGAGCGTTTGCCCATTCGGGACCCCGCCGCATGCGCGGCGGTGGCCCGCGCCGCGCGCGAGGAAGCACCCGCGCCCGCGGCGCCGCTGATCGTCGACGCGCTCCGCCGAACGTGCAAGTTGCTCGAGACGCTGAGACGCCCCGAGGTCCGCATCGGGGGCGCCGAGAACATCGCCTCGCAGCCGGAGTTTCAGTCCGCAGATCGCCTCCGCGGCCTCGTGGCGCTGCTCGCCGAGCCGGAGCCTTTGACGCGCGCCCTGGGCGCCTTCACGGGTACCGGAGGCGCCCGGGTGACGATCGGCCGCGAGCTGGGGGAGGGGCCGATGCGGGCCTGCTCGCTCGTCGGCACCGGGATCGCGTCGAGCCGGCTCCACGGATCGTTGGGCGTGCTGGGGCCGGTCCGCATGCCGTATCCTAGACTCCTTTCGCTCGTATCCTACGTGGGGGACCGGCTCGCGGATTTCGCATGA
- the lepB gene encoding signal peptidase I produces MESARVATKAKSRRAARTKSTLREYVEAIVLAVLLTVVIRGLVVQAFRIPTGSMENTLLVGDFLFVNKLVYGSEIDIGLAGHRIVYYRFPAIRQPHRGDVIVFRYPDDPSRDFIKRCVAVEGQTIEIKDKVLYVDGTPQREPYVIHSDERILPREISGRDNFGPFVVPKGHIFMMGDNRDNSHDSRFWGPLPLNLIKGKAMILYWSWDAERSMPRFNRLFHPVR; encoded by the coding sequence ATGGAGAGCGCGAGGGTGGCGACCAAAGCGAAGTCGAGGCGTGCCGCTCGAACCAAGTCCACGCTGCGGGAATACGTCGAAGCGATCGTCCTCGCCGTTCTGCTCACGGTGGTGATCCGCGGGCTCGTCGTCCAGGCGTTCCGCATCCCGACCGGCTCGATGGAGAACACGCTTCTGGTCGGAGACTTTCTCTTCGTGAACAAGCTCGTCTACGGCTCCGAGATCGACATCGGCCTCGCGGGCCATCGAATCGTCTATTACCGCTTCCCGGCGATCCGGCAGCCGCACCGAGGGGACGTCATCGTGTTCCGCTACCCCGACGACCCCAGCCGGGACTTCATCAAACGATGCGTGGCGGTGGAGGGCCAGACGATCGAGATCAAGGACAAGGTGCTCTACGTCGACGGCACCCCCCAGAGGGAGCCCTACGTCATCCACTCCGACGAGCGGATTCTGCCTCGAGAGATCAGCGGACGGGACAACTTCGGCCCCTTCGTCGTGCCGAAGGGGCACATCTTCATGATGGGGGACAACCGCGACAACAGTCACGACAGCCGCTTCTGGGGCCCGCTCCCGCTGAATCTGATCAAGGGGAAGGCGATGATCCTCTACTGGTCGTGGGACGCCGAGAGGAGCATGCCTCGGTTCAACCGCCTCTTCCACCCGGTGCGCTGA
- the lepA gene encoding elongation factor 4, with product MLRPEWTTAWIPPTCPPTRTGKRTGTGKSIGSGGASPRISCPRSTRSSTPTSPPSRRISALPKRSGTQGRDPASRSPSGPGSDPPPVIPRSLVRNFCIIAHIDHGKSTLADRLLEITNTIPRGKMKDQVLDNMDLEREKGITIKSHAIAMEYRARDGRTYQLNLIDTPGHVDFTYEVSRSLAACEGAILVVDASQGIEAQTLSNLFLALDQKLSIVPVVNKIDLPAAHPDDAALEMAHLLHVEPEDVIRVSAKEGRNIEALLEAVIERIPAPEDRSGDPLQALIFDSVFDQFRGVIVYVRLVRGVIRAGDSIRFHSTGKTHEVLEVGVLRLGLEPREELWAGDVGYVIANVKVVADAKVGDTITNASDPGAEALPGYRPVKPMVFSGLYPIDAESYESLKESLAKLQLNDASLTFEPETSLALGFGFRCGFLGLLHMEIIQERLTREYGVNLIATVPSVEYRVTKTDGEVLLVENPALLPPANQIEQIEEPYVRAQIVVPADYVGNIMKLAQDRRGIFVGMEFPDEARAHITYELPLAEIVLDFYDRLKSISRGYASLDYEFSGMKPADLVRMDLLLNGEPVDALSVIVHREKAYEWGRDVSAKLKELIPRQMFPIAVQAAIGNHVIARETIPAMRKNVLAKCYGGDITRKRKLLEKQREGKKRMKQVGTVRIPQEAFLAVLRVER from the coding sequence ATGCTGAGGCCGGAGTGGACTACAGCCTGGATCCCGCCTACCTGTCCGCCGACCAGGACCGGGAAGCGCACCGGAACCGGAAAATCAATTGGATCTGGTGGGGCGTCGCCGCGCATCTCCTGTCCACGGTCGACGCGTTCGTCGACGCCCACCTCGCCACCTTCGAGGCGGATTTCGGCCCTTCCGAAGCGGTCCGGGACCCAGGGGAGAGACCCCGCATCACGCTCGCCGTCCGGACCCGGTTCTGATCCCCCTCCTGTGATTCCGCGCTCCCTCGTCCGGAACTTCTGCATCATCGCGCACATCGACCACGGGAAATCGACGCTGGCCGACCGGCTGCTCGAGATCACGAACACGATTCCTCGAGGCAAGATGAAGGATCAGGTTCTCGACAACATGGACTTGGAGCGGGAGAAGGGGATCACGATCAAGTCCCACGCGATCGCCATGGAGTACCGAGCGCGGGATGGGAGGACGTACCAGCTGAACCTGATCGATACCCCCGGACACGTCGATTTCACGTATGAGGTCTCGCGGAGCCTCGCGGCATGCGAGGGCGCGATCCTGGTCGTGGACGCTTCCCAGGGCATCGAGGCGCAGACCCTCTCGAATCTCTTCCTCGCTCTGGATCAGAAGCTCAGCATCGTGCCCGTCGTGAACAAGATCGACTTGCCCGCGGCCCACCCGGACGACGCCGCGCTCGAGATGGCCCACCTGCTTCACGTGGAGCCCGAGGACGTGATCCGCGTCTCGGCGAAGGAGGGACGCAACATCGAGGCGCTTCTGGAAGCGGTCATCGAGCGGATCCCGGCTCCGGAGGATCGGAGCGGGGATCCGCTCCAGGCCCTGATCTTCGATTCCGTATTCGATCAGTTCCGCGGCGTGATCGTGTACGTGCGGCTCGTGCGCGGCGTCATTCGCGCCGGAGATTCGATCCGGTTCCATTCCACGGGGAAGACCCACGAAGTGCTCGAGGTTGGGGTGCTGCGCCTGGGGCTGGAGCCGCGGGAGGAGCTTTGGGCCGGGGACGTGGGATACGTGATCGCGAACGTGAAGGTGGTCGCGGACGCGAAGGTTGGCGACACGATCACGAACGCGTCGGACCCGGGCGCGGAAGCGCTGCCGGGATACCGGCCGGTGAAGCCGATGGTGTTTTCGGGGCTGTACCCGATCGACGCCGAGAGCTACGAGTCGCTCAAGGAATCGCTCGCGAAGCTTCAGCTGAACGACGCCTCGCTCACGTTCGAGCCCGAGACGTCGCTCGCCCTCGGGTTCGGCTTCCGCTGCGGGTTTCTCGGATTGCTCCACATGGAGATCATCCAGGAGCGACTCACCCGCGAGTACGGCGTCAACCTGATCGCGACCGTCCCGAGCGTCGAGTACCGCGTGACGAAGACGGACGGCGAGGTCCTGCTCGTCGAAAACCCCGCTCTCCTTCCGCCGGCGAACCAGATCGAGCAGATCGAGGAGCCCTACGTGAGGGCCCAGATCGTGGTGCCGGCGGACTATGTGGGGAACATCATGAAGCTCGCGCAGGACCGTCGGGGCATCTTCGTCGGGATGGAGTTTCCGGACGAAGCCCGCGCCCACATCACCTACGAGCTTCCGCTCGCCGAGATCGTCCTCGACTTCTACGACAGGCTCAAATCGATCAGCAGGGGCTATGCGTCCCTGGACTACGAGTTCTCGGGGATGAAGCCGGCGGATCTTGTGCGGATGGATCTGCTCCTGAACGGCGAGCCGGTGGACGCGCTCTCGGTCATCGTGCACCGCGAGAAGGCGTATGAATGGGGTCGCGACGTTTCGGCGAAGCTCAAGGAGCTGATTCCCCGGCAGATGTTTCCGATCGCGGTTCAAGCCGCGATCGGAAACCATGTCATCGCGCGGGAGACCATCCCCGCGATGCGGAAGAACGTCCTCGCGAAGTGCTACGGTGGCGACATCACGCGGAAACGAAAGCTTCTCGAGAAACAGCGCGAGGGCAAGAAACGTATGAAGCAAGTGGGTACCGTCCGGATTCCGCAAGAGGCGTTTCTCGCGGTCCTGCGCGTGGAACGATAG
- the hemW gene encoding radical SAM family heme chaperone HemW encodes MRGGGGPDDRDQGQGALRRRHPPEGALRHPLRRADSASRDQRTGQLRPLRRAEGAHLHDGGQPRQQSRQPLLGPAPAESDQGEGDDPLLVVGRREEHASVQPPLPPGALTVEYGLYIHLPYCRSICPYCDFVKAPLHHAEPERLLAALVREWERAQPADGGAWSRPRTIYVGGGTPTALSPAALGRFLAWIRGAWDLSRVREFTVEANPEGLTPEKLSILFEGGVGRLSLGVQSLEAAALRSLGRIHTAESALRALALTRRAGFRNVSIDLMYGVPGETAEGFRAGLRRLVGLGVPHVSAYPLQLEEGTPLHAKAERGAVTVPGEEEVFRRYEDLVAILTGAGYRHYEVSNFALPGYRSRHNEGYWTRRPYLGLGPGAHSFDGRSRWRNEESIPRYFDRVESGELPRVEQRVLSETEASEEAIFLGLRRARGLRVSRHLARFSDAKIAAWRLWAEEGHAVQASPPGRLRPSDQGLFLAHDLASELFARTDPPGPGGPPQGAAVSSHTPSA; translated from the coding sequence ATGCGTGGCGGTGGAGGGCCAGACGATCGAGATCAAGGACAAGGTGCTCTACGTCGACGGCACCCCCCAGAGGGAGCCCTACGTCATCCACTCCGACGAGCGGATTCTGCCTCGAGAGATCAGCGGACGGGACAACTTCGGCCCCTTCGTCGTGCCGAAGGGGCACATCTTCATGATGGGGGACAACCGCGACAACAGTCACGACAGCCGCTTCTGGGGCCCGCTCCCGCTGAATCTGATCAAGGGGAAGGCGATGATCCTCTACTGGTCGTGGGACGCCGAGAGGAGCATGCCTCGGTTCAACCGCCTCTTCCACCCGGTGCGCTGACCGTGGAATACGGCCTCTACATCCATCTGCCTTACTGCCGCAGCATTTGCCCCTATTGCGATTTCGTGAAGGCGCCGCTGCACCACGCGGAGCCGGAACGGCTTCTCGCGGCGCTCGTCCGCGAATGGGAGCGCGCGCAGCCGGCGGATGGCGGGGCGTGGAGCCGGCCGCGGACGATCTACGTGGGCGGGGGCACGCCCACCGCGCTTTCGCCCGCGGCGCTCGGCCGGTTTCTCGCCTGGATCCGCGGGGCGTGGGATCTGAGCCGCGTGCGCGAGTTCACGGTCGAGGCGAACCCCGAGGGGCTCACTCCGGAGAAGCTGTCGATCCTGTTCGAGGGGGGCGTAGGCCGCCTGAGCCTCGGCGTCCAGTCGCTCGAGGCCGCGGCGCTCCGCTCCCTGGGCCGCATCCACACCGCGGAATCCGCCCTCCGCGCGCTGGCGCTCACCCGGCGGGCGGGGTTTCGGAACGTCTCGATCGATCTCATGTACGGCGTCCCCGGCGAGACGGCGGAGGGATTCCGCGCGGGCCTCAGGCGGCTCGTGGGGCTGGGCGTGCCGCACGTCTCAGCCTATCCGCTCCAGCTCGAGGAGGGAACCCCGCTTCACGCCAAGGCGGAGCGCGGCGCGGTCACGGTTCCCGGCGAGGAAGAGGTGTTCCGCCGCTATGAGGACCTGGTCGCGATCCTCACGGGCGCGGGCTACCGGCATTACGAGGTCTCGAACTTCGCCCTGCCGGGATATCGCTCGCGTCACAACGAGGGGTATTGGACGAGACGGCCCTATCTCGGCCTTGGCCCCGGCGCGCATTCCTTCGACGGCCGCTCCCGCTGGCGGAACGAAGAGTCGATCCCGCGCTACTTCGATCGCGTGGAATCCGGGGAGCTGCCCCGGGTGGAGCAACGCGTGCTCTCCGAGACCGAGGCATCGGAGGAGGCGATCTTCCTCGGGCTGCGAAGGGCTCGAGGGCTTAGGGTCTCACGGCATCTCGCGCGATTTTCCGACGCGAAGATCGCGGCGTGGAGGCTTTGGGCCGAGGAGGGGCATGCGGTCCAAGCCTCGCCCCCCGGGCGCCTCCGGCCGAGCGATCAGGGGCTCTTCCTCGCGCACGACCTCGCGAGCGAGCTCTTCGCGCGGACCGATCCGCCCGGCCCCGGAGGTCCGCCGCAAGGCGCTGCGGTGTCATCGCATACCCCTTCCGCTTGA
- a CDS encoding nucleotide exchange factor GrpE, translated as MNRKKDQTPEHPDVEIAPEGRAKAPETGTPAAAEGPRPALVEDPARLFAELERARAREDELMRALAELTNMNRRRKQDMETAVLAARESWLRGILPVLDDIDRSLEASKDREGDPFRSGVLLIRDRLWQTLEKEGVEEIRALGERFDPELHDAKAQRPSGSHPLGTVLEVLVPGYLFKGRVLRHAQVVVAGSPAPNRSAQGMEGNAAPGAGEVEF; from the coding sequence ATGAATCGGAAAAAGGATCAGACACCCGAGCACCCGGACGTCGAGATCGCGCCGGAGGGGCGCGCGAAGGCCCCCGAGACAGGGACGCCCGCGGCGGCCGAGGGGCCGAGGCCAGCGCTCGTGGAGGATCCCGCGCGGCTCTTCGCCGAGCTCGAGCGCGCGCGCGCGCGGGAAGACGAGCTGATGCGCGCGCTCGCCGAGCTCACCAACATGAACCGTCGCCGCAAGCAGGACATGGAGACGGCCGTCCTCGCGGCGCGGGAATCGTGGCTCCGCGGCATCCTCCCGGTCCTCGATGACATCGACCGGTCGCTCGAGGCATCCAAAGATCGCGAAGGGGATCCTTTTCGCTCCGGCGTCCTCCTGATCCGCGACCGTCTCTGGCAAACGCTCGAGAAGGAGGGGGTGGAGGAGATCCGGGCGTTGGGGGAGCGGTTCGATCCCGAGCTTCACGACGCGAAGGCGCAACGGCCGAGCGGAAGCCATCCGCTCGGCACGGTGCTCGAGGTGCTGGTTCCGGGATACCTCTTCAAAGGACGCGTGCTGCGCCACGCCCAGGTCGTCGTTGCGGGATCGCCCGCGCCCAACCGGTCCGCGCAAGGAATGGAAGGGAACGCGGCGCCGGGCGCCGGGGAGGTTGAGTTCTGA
- a CDS encoding RidA family protein, which produces MTAIQTPHAPAAIGPYAQGRTGSLSGRWIVSSGQVGLDPATGKLVPGGVGAETERALQNLDAVLNAAHAGLGDVVKTTVFLADMGDFAAMNEVYGRFFPEPKPARSTVAVRSLPRDARVEIEAWAFLP; this is translated from the coding sequence CTGACGGCCATCCAGACGCCGCACGCGCCGGCGGCGATCGGCCCCTACGCGCAGGGGCGGACGGGGTCGCTCTCGGGTCGCTGGATCGTTTCCTCCGGCCAGGTGGGCCTCGATCCGGCGACGGGGAAGCTCGTACCCGGGGGGGTGGGGGCGGAAACCGAGCGCGCTCTCCAGAATCTCGACGCGGTCCTGAACGCCGCCCATGCGGGGCTGGGCGATGTCGTCAAGACCACGGTGTTCCTGGCCGACATGGGCGACTTCGCCGCCATGAACGAGGTGTACGGCCGCTTTTTCCCGGAGCCCAAGCCCGCGCGCAGCACGGTCGCGGTCCGCTCGCTGCCCCGCGACGCGAGGGTCGAAATCGAGGCCTGGGCGTTCCTCCCGTGA
- the selD gene encoding selenide, water dikinase SelD codes for MNQARNEAVRLTEQVSCAGCAAKLSPLDLRDVLSALPAAPRSKGVLVGPETWDDAGVFRISATRALVQTVDFFTPMVNDPFDFGRIAAANALSDVYAMGGTPMTALSIVCYPESGDMKVLGEILRGGAELLKQARVALMGGHSVRDKEMKFGFAVTGEVHPKRIISNAGAASGDMLVLTKPLGVGILATALKQRLLTEATIRLMTTQMATLNRAAGEAMQAVGVSAATDVTGFGLLGHALNVARASRKTIRIWSAAVPVLPGVLEFAARGVAPGGLMTNAAYTTPDVTFDAGVPEPLRKVLVDPQTSGGLLIAVRPSRATALMRRLTRGRVSATVVGEVLPRRTRWLEVAA; via the coding sequence GTGAATCAGGCACGAAACGAAGCCGTCCGATTGACCGAGCAGGTCTCCTGCGCCGGCTGCGCCGCCAAGTTGAGCCCGCTCGATTTGAGGGACGTGCTCTCCGCCCTCCCCGCCGCTCCGAGATCGAAGGGCGTGCTGGTCGGCCCGGAGACCTGGGACGACGCCGGGGTGTTCCGAATCTCCGCGACCCGCGCGCTCGTGCAGACGGTGGATTTCTTCACGCCCATGGTCAACGATCCATTCGACTTCGGGCGGATCGCCGCGGCGAACGCGCTGAGCGACGTCTACGCGATGGGCGGGACGCCGATGACGGCCCTCTCGATCGTCTGTTATCCGGAATCGGGGGACATGAAGGTTCTCGGCGAGATCCTTCGCGGCGGCGCGGAACTGTTGAAGCAGGCACGCGTCGCGCTCATGGGAGGACATTCCGTGCGCGACAAGGAGATGAAGTTCGGCTTCGCGGTCACCGGGGAGGTCCACCCGAAGCGAATCATCTCGAATGCGGGGGCGGCGAGCGGAGATATGCTCGTTCTGACCAAGCCCCTGGGCGTCGGCATCCTGGCGACCGCGCTCAAGCAGCGGCTTCTCACGGAAGCGACGATCCGGCTCATGACCACCCAGATGGCGACGCTGAACCGCGCCGCCGGCGAAGCCATGCAGGCCGTGGGGGTGAGCGCGGCGACCGACGTGACCGGCTTCGGTCTCTTGGGCCACGCGCTGAACGTGGCGCGAGCCAGCCGGAAGACGATCCGGATCTGGAGCGCGGCGGTTCCGGTGCTGCCGGGGGTGCTGGAATTCGCTGCCCGGGGTGTGGCCCCCGGAGGACTGATGACCAACGCGGCGTATACAACGCCCGACGTGACCTTCGACGCCGGCGTGCCCGAACCGCTCCGAAAGGTGCTCGTCGATCCACAGACCTCGGGAGGTCTCCTGATCGCGGTCCGTCCTTCACGCGCGACCGCGCTCATGCGGAGGCTCACGCGGGGGAGGGTGTCCGCCACGGTGGTAGGGGAAGTTCTTCCCCGTCGAACGCGGTGGCTCGAGGTGGCGGCGTGA
- the dnaJ gene encoding molecular chaperone DnaJ encodes MTTRRDYYEILGVPRTATDDELKKAYRQLAMKFHPDRNPGDKKAEESFKEVAEAYEVLHDPEKRARYDRFGHAAGAPAGGGGAEFEGFDLADALRAFMRDFGGMGGGFGEVFESQMGGRRAGPSERRGRNLEIRLPLTLEEIATGVEKRIKIRRMGTCAVCGGTGAKAGTSKRTCPVCGGSGQVRAVQRSLFGQLISVTTCDRCQGEGAVIEDPCPTCSGEGRVRVQEEITIRVPPGVMTGNYIPLRRLGDAGVRGGPAGDLIAHIEEIEHPVFARDGEDLIVEVPISIARAALGGKIEVPTLGGRAKVDIPQGIQSGQVLRLRGKGLKSLKRAGSGDLLVQVTVHTPTKPSERGRKLFMELEELPEAKVPPPHRPRNGG; translated from the coding sequence CTGACGACGCGCCGGGATTATTACGAGATCTTGGGCGTTCCCCGTACGGCGACGGACGACGAGCTCAAGAAGGCCTACCGGCAGCTCGCGATGAAATTCCACCCGGACCGAAATCCAGGCGATAAGAAGGCCGAAGAGAGCTTCAAGGAGGTCGCCGAGGCGTACGAAGTCCTCCACGATCCCGAAAAGCGCGCGCGCTACGACCGGTTCGGACACGCCGCGGGCGCCCCCGCCGGCGGGGGAGGGGCCGAGTTCGAAGGCTTCGACCTCGCGGACGCCCTGCGCGCGTTCATGCGCGACTTCGGAGGTATGGGGGGCGGGTTCGGGGAGGTATTCGAGTCGCAGATGGGCGGGCGGCGCGCCGGCCCGAGCGAGCGCCGCGGGCGGAACCTTGAAATCCGCCTTCCACTCACGCTGGAGGAGATCGCCACCGGCGTGGAGAAGCGGATCAAGATCCGTCGCATGGGAACCTGCGCGGTGTGCGGCGGCACCGGGGCGAAGGCGGGCACCTCGAAGCGCACGTGCCCCGTCTGCGGCGGCTCGGGCCAGGTCCGCGCCGTGCAAAGGTCGCTCTTCGGCCAGCTCATCAGCGTGACCACGTGCGACCGATGCCAAGGCGAGGGAGCGGTGATCGAGGATCCGTGCCCCACGTGCTCCGGCGAAGGGCGCGTCCGGGTTCAAGAAGAGATCACGATCCGCGTGCCGCCCGGTGTGATGACCGGAAACTACATCCCGCTTCGGAGGCTGGGCGACGCGGGGGTCCGCGGCGGGCCGGCGGGGGATCTCATCGCCCACATCGAGGAAATCGAGCATCCGGTTTTCGCGCGGGACGGCGAGGACCTCATCGTCGAGGTCCCGATCAGCATTGCCCGCGCGGCGCTCGGCGGAAAAATCGAAGTGCCCACGCTCGGGGGCAGGGCCAAGGTGGATATCCCGCAGGGGATCCAGTCGGGTCAGGTGCTTCGGTTGCGCGGCAAGGGTCTCAAGAGCCTCAAGCGCGCCGGCTCGGGCGACCTCCTCGTCCAGGTGACCGTCCACACCCCGACCAAGCCCTCGGAGCGCGGCAGGAAGCTCTTCATGGAATTGGAGGAGCTGCCCGAAGCCAAGGTTCCGCCACCGCACCGTCCGCGGAACGGCGGCTGA